Below is a window of Dietzia timorensis DNA.
ACGCCGCCACAGGCACGTATGACGGCGCACGACGCCGAATTACCGTCGTTGTGGATCACCAATGCCTTTGATACTCCCGCCGCCGCAAGTCGCTCGAGCGACTGCCGCAACATCTCGGTGGCGTAGCCGCGCCCGCGGAATTCGGGACCCACGGCGTAGCCGACGTGCCCGCCCTCATGGTGGAGGAACGCGTTGAGCTCGTAGCGAATCGACACCCGCCCGACCGGGACACCGCAGGCGACGGCGACCAGATAGTCCGCGCGCACTCTGCCCGCAGGAAGATCAGTGCCCTCCGCTTCGCGTCGAATGGCGGAGAGATTCTCGTCCCAGGTGCCTTCGAAGAGGAGGAAATGGAACCCCTCGGGCGCGAGCTGTTCGTGTAGCGCGCGCATTGCCTGCTCGTCGCGGGGTTCGGGTGGGCGAAGTCGGAGTTCTGGAGCGATCGAAGCCATGCGGGGTGCCTGGCTACTTGCGGCGCTTGGAGATTTCGTC
It encodes the following:
- a CDS encoding GNAT family N-acetyltransferase produces the protein MASIAPELRLRPPEPRDEQAMRALHEQLAPEGFHFLLFEGTWDENLSAIRREAEGTDLPAGRVRADYLVAVACGVPVGRVSIRYELNAFLHHEGGHVGYAVGPEFRGRGYATEMLRQSLERLAAAGVSKALVIHNDGNSASCAVIRACGGVFEDVRRGGDGLLKHRYWIDTDPFSTR